The window CCATCGTGCTCGATGACGTCCCCGCCAAGGTCGCCGCCGAGAAGGTCTACAACGGCGCCATGGCGAACGCGGGCCAGATCTGCGTCGCGATCAAGCGCGCCTACGTGCCCACCGCGATGTACGATGAATTCTGCGCCGAGATCGCCAAGCTGACCAAGGCCGCCGTCGTCGACGACGGCTCCAAGCAGGGCGCGACCGTGGGCCCGGTCCAGAACAAGATGCAGTACGACAAGGTCCTCGCCATGATCGCGGATGCCAAGGCCAACGGCACCCTCATCGCCGAGGCCGCGAAGCCCGACAAGGCCGGCTACTTCATCGCGCCGACCGTCATCGGCGGCCTTTCCGATGATGCCCCGCTGGTGGCCGAGGAACAGTTCGGCCCGGTTCTCCCCGTCCTCACCTACGACGACATCGAGGACGTCATCCAGCGCGCGAACGACAGCCCGTTTGGCCTGGGCGGTACCGTCTGGGGCATGGACCAGCTGCGCGCGATGGACGTCGCCCGCCGCATCAATTCGGGGACGGTCTGGGTCAACCAGCACCTCGCCATCGACCCGAACATTCCGTTCCGTGGCTCCAAGCAGTCGGGCCTGGGCTCCGAGCACGGCACCGCCGGCCTCATGGAATACACCCAGGCGCACATCATCAATGCGGTGAGCCTCGAAGCCGAACCGGCCTGATCCACCGCCTTCACCAGTATGAAGAAAGGGCCGTCCCGGAAGGAGCGGCCCTTTCTCGTTCGTATTTGCGAAGAAGAGGAACCCTCACCTTTCGCGCGCCACGTTAGTGGAGAATGGTGAGGTCGCCGATTCCGGGGGCCAAGGGGCGATGGCCCCTTGAATCGTCCCTTCCTCTTAGCTTTCTTCCGAAATCCGCAGCACCGGCTTGATGACCTCCCCGCTCTCGCTCGCCGCGATGGCCGCGTTGATATCCGCAAAAGCAAAGTGGCCGATCAGGCGGTCGAAGGGGAAGCGACCCGCACGGTAGTGCTCCATCAGCTCGGGCAGGAAGGTCGCGATGTCGCTGTCGCCACCCAGGATTCCCATGACGCGGCGCCCGCCCCCCATCAGCTCGGCCTCGTTGAGAGTAAGCGTATCGGCCGGGTCAGACGCACCGACCAGGCCCAGGATACCCATCGGCGCAAGCAGGTGGAATGCCCCTTCGATCAGCGTGTTCACGCCGGTCGTATCGAAGGCGTAGCCCAGCCCCTGCGGGCACAGTTCACGGATCTGCGCGGCCACGTCCTCGCGCCCGTTAATGGTGTGGGTCGCGCCCAGTTCGCGCGCGATCTCTAGGCGGGAATCGTGGATGTCGATGGCGATGATGGGGTCCGCGCCTGCAATCTTGGCGGCCATGATCGCGGCCATGCCGACGGTTCCGGCTCCCCAGATGGCAATAGGCAGGCCCTTGCGCACCTGAATCGAGCGCAGCACCGCGCCCGCGCCGGTCATAAGGCCGCAGCCGATGGGGGCGAGCACGTCGAGCGGCACCTCGTCCATCGTCTCGGGCACCTTCACCACGTTGCGTTCGTGCGCAATGGCGTGGGTGGCAAAGCTCGACTGGCCGAAAAAGTTGCCGTGGAGCGGCTTGCCGTCGCGGAACAGCGTGGGACTGCCATCGGCGCGCGCGCCCGACCAGTTGTGCGGGAAGAAGTCGTAGCAATAGGTCGGCGCCTCGACCGCGCAGCTGGGGCATTCGCCGCAGGAGTGGAAGCTCATCACCACCCGGTCTCCCGGCTTGGCGACGGTCACGCCCTCGCCCACGGCCTCGACGATGCCCGCGCCTTCGTGGCCAAGCACGATGGGCAGCGGCACCGGCAACTGGCGGTCGCGCACGGCAAGGTCGGTGTGGCAGATCCCACAGGCGACGATGCGTACGCGCACTTCGTCGCTGCGCAGCGCATCCAGCGTCACATCCGCGAATTCGAACGCGCTACCTTCGCCGGTGCAGATCGCGGCCTTTGCCATTTCGGTCATGATTTCAATATCCTCTCGCAGTTTCCCGCCCTCACTGCGGCGGACATAGTATATTTCATGGATGCGAAGCTATACACATTTGTGAAAAAATGGCATGACCTCACAGGACCGAGAGGAGCCAACAAGGAGAGCCCCTGATGACGATCGACACGACCCACGTCGGCAGCCTGCCGCGCGGGAGCGAACTGACGCCGCTGCTGCTCGCCCGCGACAAGGGCGAGGCCTATGACGCTGCCGAATTCGACCGCGTGGTGCAAGCCGCCGTCGACGAAGGCGTCCGCAAGCAGGTCGAATGCGGCGTCACCATCGTCAGCGACGGGGAACTCGGCAAGGTCGGCTACTCGACCTACATGATCGAACGCCTGACCGGCTTTGGCGGACACATCGACCGCAAGCCCGCCGCCGACCTGGCCGCGCACCCGGACCTTTCCAAGAAGCTCTCCGCGATGATGGGCAGCCAGGAGTTCACCCGCGCCTCGTGCATCGGGCCGGTCCGGCTCAAGACGCTCGAGCCGCTGCACGAGGACATTCGCCGCTTCCGCAACGCGCTCGACAAGCACGGCAAGCCGGGCGTGCGCGGCTTCCTCAACGCGGCCTCGCCCGGGCTCGTCACCGCCTTCCAGGTCAACCGCCACTACCCCAGCCACGAGGCCTACCTCGCCGACCTCGTCGATGCGATGAAGCCCGAGTACGAGGCCATCGTCGCGGCCGGCTTCGACATCCAGCTCGATTGCCCCGACCTCGCGATGTCGCGCCACACCGGCTACCAGGACCAGGAGGAAGCCGAGTTCCTCAAGACCGCCGCGGCCAATGTCGAGGCGCTCAACGCGGCCACCGCCAACATCGCGCCCGAACGCCTGCGCATGCACGTGTGCTGGGGCAACTACGAGGGCCCGCACGACTGCGACATCGACCTTTCCAAGATCATCGACACGGTGATCGCCGCGCGTCCCGCGACGGTCCTGTTCGAGGCGGCCAACCCGCGCCACGAGCATGAGTGGAAGGTCTGGCGCGATGCCAAGCTGCCCGACTACAAGATGCTCGCGCCCGGCCTCATCGACACCTGCTCCAACTACGTCGAGCACCCCGAGCTGATCGCCCAGCGCCTCGAGCGTTACATCGGCATCGTCGGCGTGGACCGCGTGGTCGCCAGTACCGACTGCGGCTTCGGCACCTTCGCGGGCTATGGCAAGATCGACCCGGACGTGACCTGGAAGAAGCTGCGCGCGCTGCGTGAAGGCGCCGACATCGCCGAAGCCCGCGCCGGGGTGGCCGCATGAGCGCAGACCTCACGCCCGAAGCCGTGCGCGCGATCGAGCACGACTGCGCCAAGCTCGTCGCCCGCTACGCCAACCACAACGACGCGGCGGACTGGGAGGCGGTGGTCGCGCTCTATGCAAAGGACGGGCGCATGGCGCGCCCCTCCGCTCCCGACGACTGGATCGAGGGGCGCGAGGCGATCCTTGCTGCCTTCACCGCCCGCGCCGCGCGCACCACCCGGCACGTATGCTCCAACGTCGAGATTACCGTCCTCGACGCCGACACCGCCATCGGCGAGAGCGCGATGCTGCTCTTCACCGGCGAGAGCGTGCCCAAGGTCGGCTCGTTCGAGGATCGCTTCGTGCGTACGGTGGAGGGCTGGAAGTTCGCCGAGCGCCGCGGCCTGATGACATTCTAAGATAACGCGAAGGAAAGGTAGACCCACAATGGCCACCACAGGGGGGACGGGCTCGGGCGGCGCCGTCAAATCGGCCATGCGCACGCTCGACATCATCGAATATGTCGTGGCCCATCCCACCGGCGTCGTCGCCCAGGAAATCTCGCAGGCGCTGTCGATCCCCGTCAGCAGCCTGTCCTACCTCCTGGGCACGCTCGTCGACCGTCAGTACCTGGTGCGTGCAGGACGTCTCTACCAGCCGGGCAGCGGGCTCGACCGCCTGCGGCTTGCTCCACAAGGGCTCCCGCTGGTCGAGCGCGTGCGCCCGCTGGTGCGCACCTTGCGCATGCGCCTCGATGAAACCTCCTCGTTCTTCGTGCGGCGCGACTGGCAGATCGAGGCGATCATCACCGAGACCGCCGAACACACCCTGCGCTATTCCATTGCGGTGGGCGCACTAACCCCGATGCATTGCCTGGCTGCGGGCAAGGCGATCCTCGCCACGCTTTCCGAGGACGAACTTGCCGCCTATTTCGCAGGCACGCTGCGCGCGCAGTTCTCGGCCAACACGATCATCGACGAAGGCCAACTGCGCAACGAACTGGCGCGCACCCGCGAACAGGGCTTTGCCGTCACCCGCAACGAGTATACGCCGGGCATCTGCGGTATCGGGCGGGTGCTGCGGGATGCGGGCCAGGTCGTCGGCTCGCTCGCCGTCGCCATCCCCGTGGTGCGCTGCGACGCCAATGTCGAAGCGAGCGCGGGCGAGACGCTCAAGACCATCGCGGAGAGTTTCTCGGCGTGAAGTAGGCAGAAGAGAGATTCCGAGAGCCATCGCCCTCGGGCTCCCGGAACTGTCTGGCTCACTTTTCGCGTGGGGCCTCAGATGCAGAGCGTGAGGGCACTTGCCCTTGGATCAAGGAATATTGCTCCCTTGAGCAATTACCTTCATCCGGCCCAAGCGAGTTGCGCAACGCTCACCTCTGTCTCTCTGAGCAGCATGGCCAATGACAAGCGTCCGGTTCCGACCCCTTATGGATATTCAGGTTCGACCGGCTCAATATCTGACATGGCGGAGAAAGCAGACGTCAAGCCTGGCGCATTGATCACAACATGCCGACAATGACGACACGGCTGCCCCCTTCACTTGGGATGAAACCTACGAGAGTGTCGGTTACCGCAGAGGGCCAGAAAAGAAAGACTTCCTCACCGTTTCGAGACTTACGCGTTTCATGATATTTCAATTCGCCGACCAATTCTGGATGCCGCAGATTAAGGCAATCGAAATTAAATCGACTGCTATCAACCCGTTCCTGCGTCTCGTGGCTTGTAGAAGTCTTAATAGGGAAGCGGTCTTCTAACTCGGCAAACCAGATATTTTCAGATACAAACGAATCGCAATGCGTTGGCTGGCTTGAACAGCCAGTAAGAAGAACCGCAAACATCATAACTTGAAATTTGTGGCATTGACCCATTGAAAACACCATTCCCCATATCCGGCCGAGTTTCATTCGCCCCGCAATTCGTCGTTAGCTGACATTGGGCAATGAAAATGGCAATGCCCGCAGCCACCCTAAGCAGATGGCCCACGTAGCGACAAATTTTGCCCCGCCACCTCAGCGCAGCGCCACAAAAAAGGGGCCGCCGGTGTCCCGGCAGCCCCTCCTCTCTCACTCGCGTCAGAGTGTTCGGGTGTTCGTTCAGGCCTTGGCCTTGGTGCGCCAGCCGTCGGCGTAGTTGTCGCGGGCGACTTCCGAATAGGGGACCGAGGCGACGACCGCCTTGATCTGGGTCTGCTCGTGCGGCTCGACGGTGGGCTTGCGGGTGCCGCCGTTGGGCTCGCCCCAGACCAGCGTCACTTCGGTGCCCGGCTCGGCGATGCTTTCATCGACCATGGCGAGCGAGAGGAAGCGGCCCTCGTTCTGGGTGTAACCGATCCAGGTCGAGATACCGGCCATCTTGCCGTCGGCGTCGAGCACCATGTCGTAGGGGTGCATCGCGTAGACCGCGCTCGGATAGTCCATGTACTTGGCGCGCGGCGCGCCCTTGGTCAGCATCGAGGACTGGACGCGCATCACGTCTTCGTTGTCGAGCGCGAGCGTGACCTTCTTGCGCTTGGGCTGGTCGACCATCTTTTCAAGCGCTTCGCGGCCGATGAAGTCATGGTCGAACTTGACCATGATGCCATAGCCCAGCTCCCACGGGTTGAGGTAGTAGTCCTCGATGTTGTCCGAGACGAACGAGCCGCCCAGCGACGTCATGCCCTCATAGCACTTGGCGCCGGCCCATTCGCGGAAGCCCTTGGAGCCTTCGCCGGTGTAGAGCGCGGGCAGCGGCGAGGGAATCCAGCCCGATTCCAGAGTGTTCGAGCTGTAGGTACGGCCGCCCGAGGGACGGATGCCGAATTCCTCACCCGCCGCCAGGAGCGCGGTGCGCACCTTGTCGTAGTCCTTCCAGGGGCCGAACAGTTCATAGCCCGGCTGGCCGGCCATGCCGTGGCGCAGCGCGCGCACTTCGACACCGTCGATCATGACCGGCGCCATGTGGAAGAACTTGAGGTCGGGCGGGGTCTGGCCCATCGCCTTTTCCAGCGTCTTCATGGCGTTGGGGCCCTGGAGCTGGAAGCGGTAGTTGCGGCGGTAGCCCTGCTGGTCGGCCGGACGCGCGGCGGTGCGCTCGTCACGCTCGACCTTGACGTTCCACTTGCCGGTCTGGGCCCAGTACTCGACCCACTCGATGGTCGGCGCGCGGCCGACGAGCTCGAAGGTCTCTTCCTCGAGGTAGAACAGGATGACGTCGCCGATGACGTAGCCTTCGGGGGTAACCGGCGCGAACTGCTTGGCGCGGTTCGGCTTGAAGCCCTTGAAGCTGTTGGGCGCGAGGTACGAAAGCATCTCGAAGGCGTCGGGGCCAGTGACCAGAAGGTCCACCATGTGGAAGCTCTGGTTGAAGAGCACGGCCGTCTCGGCCCAGGCGCGCTGTTCGTCGCGCCAGTTCGAGTATTCGCCCGGAACGCCCGGATAGACGTTGGGACCAGTCTGCTGGTTACGCAGGAACTCGACGATATCTCCCTTTTCGTCGAGCAGCTGCTGAAGGGTTTGTCCGGTCATGTCAGCTATGCCTTTCAGGTTGGTTGGTTATTGTTTGGGTTCGGGTGTGAACTTCAGGCGGCGGACGGCGCGTCGACGCTGGCCTTGAGCCAGCGGCGCAGCGCCGCATTGAAAGCCTCGGGCGCCTCGGCCGGAGCCATGTGGCCGGCCTTGGGGATCACCGTCAGCGGACAGGGATCGGCCCAGTGGGGCGCGATGGTATCGGCAATGTCCTGGTGCTGCGACGGCGGCGCCCAGGCATCGTCCTCGCCCACCATCAGCGCGACGGGGCAGGTGAGCGACGAGAGTACGTCCTCGACATCGGGGCGGTGGAGGAGCGCCTCGATCTGCGCCTCGAAGACCTCCTGCCCGGCGCGCAGGCACATCGTGCGCAGCGCCTGGTAGAGATCGGCGTCCTCGCGGCGCTCAGGCCCGATCATCGGGGGAAGCCAGGTGTCGACGAGCGCGCCGAAGCCTTGCGTGCGGCCAATATCGCGCAGCGCGTGGCGCTTGGCGGGCTCACCCTCGCGCACGGGATGGATGCCCGTGTCGGCCAGCGCCAGGCGCACGACGCGCGTGGGCGCCATACGGCAGACCTCGAGCGCGACGCGCGCGCCCATGGAATGGCCAAACAGCGATACGCGCGGAGGAATACGGTCGAGCACGTAATCGGCCATGGCCTCAAGGCTGTCCGCCCCGCCATAAAAACCATCGATTACCATCGCTTCGGGAAACGCGTCGAGCTGCGCGCCGAACATCCCCGAGTCGCACAACAGACCCGGCAGAATCACGAGCGCTTCGGCGCCCTCCTCTTCCCATTTTTTCGTATCCATGAATTTTCATCTATACGAAGCGAGCGCGCTGCGCTAGAGGGTAATGCAACAAGACTGAGAAGGGAGAGAGAATCGGTGAGCACTCCGATCATCCATCCGAACTGGGCGCGTCCGGCCATCAACATGGTGGAAGGCTACTCGCTTGAAATGACCGCCAAGGACATCGAGTCGCTGCGCGAAGCGGCCCCCGGCATTGCGCCCGAGACCCCGATTGCCGTGACCTTCCTGCCCGGTGAAGCCTTCGAGGCCCGCATTGCGGCGGCCCGCCTCGTGCGCGAGCTCGGCTTCGAACCGATGCCGCACTTCTCGGCGCGCCGGATCGTCTCCGAGGACGAATTCCGCGAGTACCTGAAGGCCGTGACCAGGGAAGCGGGCGTGAAGCGCTGCTTCGTCATCGCGGGCGACCCCTCCGAGCCGGAAGGTCCCTTCGCGGACAGCTCCGCGCTGATCGCGACCGGCGCTTTCGAAGATGCCGGGATCACCGCGATCGGCATCGGCGGCCACCCCGAAGGCCACCCCAACATGTCGGACGAGGAATGCTGGAGCGTGCTCCAGACCAAGTGCGACGAGATCGAGAAGCGCGGCATGGCCCCGCTGATCGTCACCCAGTTCGCGTTCGACGCGGGCGCTGTCCTGTCCTGGCTCGCCGAACTGCGCAAGCGCGGCCTCACCGCGCCGGTGCGCCTGGGCATTCCGGGGCCTGCGGGCATCAAGACCCTGATGCGCTTTGCCGCGCGCTGCGGCGTAGGCGCTTCGGCTTCGGTGCTGACCAAGTACGGCATCTCGATCACCAAGCTGATCGGCACCGCGGGCCCGGACAAGCTGGTCGACCAGATCGAGAAGGGCCTGACCGAAGAACACGGCGCGGTGCGCCTGCACTTCTACCCCTTCGGCGGCCTCACCAAGACGGTGGGCTGGATCAACGACTAC is drawn from Novosphingobium decolorationis and contains these coding sequences:
- a CDS encoding NAD(P)-dependent alcohol dehydrogenase produces the protein MTEMAKAAICTGEGSAFEFADVTLDALRSDEVRVRIVACGICHTDLAVRDRQLPVPLPIVLGHEGAGIVEAVGEGVTVAKPGDRVVMSFHSCGECPSCAVEAPTYCYDFFPHNWSGARADGSPTLFRDGKPLHGNFFGQSSFATHAIAHERNVVKVPETMDEVPLDVLAPIGCGLMTGAGAVLRSIQVRKGLPIAIWGAGTVGMAAIMAAKIAGADPIIAIDIHDSRLEIARELGATHTINGREDVAAQIRELCPQGLGYAFDTTGVNTLIEGAFHLLAPMGILGLVGASDPADTLTLNEAELMGGGRRVMGILGGDSDIATFLPELMEHYRAGRFPFDRLIGHFAFADINAAIAASESGEVIKPVLRISEES
- a CDS encoding cobalamin-independent methionine synthase II family protein; amino-acid sequence: MTIDTTHVGSLPRGSELTPLLLARDKGEAYDAAEFDRVVQAAVDEGVRKQVECGVTIVSDGELGKVGYSTYMIERLTGFGGHIDRKPAADLAAHPDLSKKLSAMMGSQEFTRASCIGPVRLKTLEPLHEDIRRFRNALDKHGKPGVRGFLNAASPGLVTAFQVNRHYPSHEAYLADLVDAMKPEYEAIVAAGFDIQLDCPDLAMSRHTGYQDQEEAEFLKTAAANVEALNAATANIAPERLRMHVCWGNYEGPHDCDIDLSKIIDTVIAARPATVLFEAANPRHEHEWKVWRDAKLPDYKMLAPGLIDTCSNYVEHPELIAQRLERYIGIVGVDRVVASTDCGFGTFAGYGKIDPDVTWKKLRALREGADIAEARAGVAA
- a CDS encoding nuclear transport factor 2 family protein; the protein is MSADLTPEAVRAIEHDCAKLVARYANHNDAADWEAVVALYAKDGRMARPSAPDDWIEGREAILAAFTARAARTTRHVCSNVEITVLDADTAIGESAMLLFTGESVPKVGSFEDRFVRTVEGWKFAERRGLMTF
- a CDS encoding IclR family transcriptional regulator, with product MATTGGTGSGGAVKSAMRTLDIIEYVVAHPTGVVAQEISQALSIPVSSLSYLLGTLVDRQYLVRAGRLYQPGSGLDRLRLAPQGLPLVERVRPLVRTLRMRLDETSSFFVRRDWQIEAIITETAEHTLRYSIAVGALTPMHCLAAGKAILATLSEDELAAYFAGTLRAQFSANTIIDEGQLRNELARTREQGFAVTRNEYTPGICGIGRVLRDAGQVVGSLAVAIPVVRCDANVEASAGETLKTIAESFSA
- the desA gene encoding syringate O-demethylase, producing MTGQTLQQLLDEKGDIVEFLRNQQTGPNVYPGVPGEYSNWRDEQRAWAETAVLFNQSFHMVDLLVTGPDAFEMLSYLAPNSFKGFKPNRAKQFAPVTPEGYVIGDVILFYLEEETFELVGRAPTIEWVEYWAQTGKWNVKVERDERTAARPADQQGYRRNYRFQLQGPNAMKTLEKAMGQTPPDLKFFHMAPVMIDGVEVRALRHGMAGQPGYELFGPWKDYDKVRTALLAAGEEFGIRPSGGRTYSSNTLESGWIPSPLPALYTGEGSKGFREWAGAKCYEGMTSLGGSFVSDNIEDYYLNPWELGYGIMVKFDHDFIGREALEKMVDQPKRKKVTLALDNEDVMRVQSSMLTKGAPRAKYMDYPSAVYAMHPYDMVLDADGKMAGISTWIGYTQNEGRFLSLAMVDESIAEPGTEVTLVWGEPNGGTRKPTVEPHEQTQIKAVVASVPYSEVARDNYADGWRTKAKA
- a CDS encoding alpha/beta fold hydrolase; this encodes MDTKKWEEEGAEALVILPGLLCDSGMFGAQLDAFPEAMVIDGFYGGADSLEAMADYVLDRIPPRVSLFGHSMGARVALEVCRMAPTRVVRLALADTGIHPVREGEPAKRHALRDIGRTQGFGALVDTWLPPMIGPERREDADLYQALRTMCLRAGQEVFEAQIEALLHRPDVEDVLSSLTCPVALMVGEDDAWAPPSQHQDIADTIAPHWADPCPLTVIPKAGHMAPAEAPEAFNAALRRWLKASVDAPSAA
- a CDS encoding methylenetetrahydrofolate reductase, with the translated sequence MSTPIIHPNWARPAINMVEGYSLEMTAKDIESLREAAPGIAPETPIAVTFLPGEAFEARIAAARLVRELGFEPMPHFSARRIVSEDEFREYLKAVTREAGVKRCFVIAGDPSEPEGPFADSSALIATGAFEDAGITAIGIGGHPEGHPNMSDEECWSVLQTKCDEIEKRGMAPLIVTQFAFDAGAVLSWLAELRKRGLTAPVRLGIPGPAGIKTLMRFAARCGVGASASVLTKYGISITKLIGTAGPDKLVDQIEKGLTEEHGAVRLHFYPFGGLTKTVGWINDYAKSH